The sequence below is a genomic window from Oscillospiraceae bacterium.
ATTGTCCCAAGGATACTCGAAAGAAATTTTGGATGAAAACGTAGCTACCTTAAAAAGGAGTATTAAGCTATGAAAGTAATTATTCTCGCTGGGGGGTTTGGCACCCGGATCAGTGAAGAGAGCCAATTTAAACCAAAGCCCATGGTGGATCTAGGTGGTATGCCAATCTTATGGCATATTATGAAGCTTTATAGTCACTATGGTTACAACGAATTTATTATCTGCGCAGGTTATAAGCAGCATGTCATTAAGGAATATTTTGCCGACTACTTCCTCCACACGTCGGACATTACATACGACTTTACCAATGGAACCAGTGAGATGACTGTCCACCATAACACTTCGGAGCCTTGGAAAGTCACTGTGGTGGACACCGGCCTTAACACCATGACCGGCGGCCGGGTAAGGAGAGTGAAAGAGTACATTGGAGACGAGCCATTTATGCTTACCTATGGAGATGGCGTTTCCGACCTAAACATTGGCGATTTAATGGAATATCACAAGTCCCATGGCAAGCTGGTGACCATGTCTTCCTACAATGCTGGGCAAAGGTTCGGCGTGCTGGACATTGGCCCTGATGGTAAGGTTCGGGAGTTCCGTGAAAAGACTCAAGGCGATGGAAATCAGATCAACATCGGGTTCATGGTTTGCCAGCCGGAGTTTATTGATTATATTGAAGGGGACTCCACTGTGCTGGAAAAATCCCCGCTTGAGAGTGTAGCCCGTGATAGTCAGCTCATGGCCTACAAGCATACTGGCTTTTGGCAGTGTATGGACACGGTGCGGGAGAAGGAGCAACTGGAGAAGCTCTGGGCCACTGGACAAGCTCCCTGGAAGGTCTGGGCAGACTAATGAAAAATGATTTAAACTTTTACAAAGGCAAGCGTGTATTCGTTACCGGCCATACCGGCTTTAAAGGTACATGGTTATGCCGAATCCTGGTGGGTGCGGGAGCGATTGTGACTGGCTATTCTCTGCCGGCCCCAACCAATCCAAACCTCTTTGCCTTGGCCGGATTAGAAGGGCATATGACTTCGGTGATTGGGGATATTCGGGATGCGGATACACTCAACGCGGCGTTTATGGCGGTCCAGCCGGAAATCGTTCTGCACTTGGCAGCCCAGCCCATCGTGCGGGACAGCTATAAAGACCCGGCGTATACATATGCTACCAATGTCATGGGGACGGTCAATATTCTGGAATGCGTCAGGAAGAGCGCCTGTGTGCGCAGCTTTCTCAATGTAACCACCGATAAGGTTTATGAGAATAAAGAGTGGTGCTGGGGGTATCGGGAGAACGAGCCCTTGGACGGCTTCGATCCTTACTCTAATTCCAAGTCCTGCTCCGAGCTGGTGACCCACAGCTATCTTTGCAGTTTCTTTTCTCATACGGAGACGGCGGTCTCCACCGCCCGGGCAGGAAATGTGATCGGTGGCGGAGATTTCGCCAATGACCGCATCATACCAGATTGCGTGCGGGCTGTACAATGCGGAAAGCCACTGGGAATTCGTAATCCCAATTCCACAAGGCCTTACCAGCATGTGCTGGAACCGCTTTTTGCCTACCTGACCATCGCCCAGAGGCAGTATGAGGACAAGTCATGCGCCGGCTGGTACAATGTGGGGCCGGATGACTGCGATTGCGTTACGACCGGACAATTGGTGGAGCTTTTTGCACAAGCGTGGGGCGACGGCTTCTCTTGGATAAACCAAGCGGAAGAAAACGCCCCTCATGAGGCAAACTTTCTAAAGCTGGATTGCTCTAAATTGCAGTCCGCGTTTGGTTGGCATCCCCGGTGGCACATCGGAGATGCTGTTGAAAAGACTGCAGAATGGACAAAAGTATGGCTGGCGGGCGGAGACATTCCCAGTGAGATGGATCGGGAGATCAAAGCGTATTTGGAGGGGGACTAATGAGAACAGCGATCATAACAGGGGCCAATGGGTTTGTGGGCGGTGCCCTTACCAGAGAACTTCTGGCATATGGATACCATGTCTACGCACTGGATCGGGAGGGCTGCAACGGAAACCTTCCAAAGGACGAAAATGTGACCTTTGTTCCCTGTGAGCTGGCAGAGCTGGATAAACTCACAGACAAGCTCCCAAAGGAAGAGAATTTTGATATTTTCTATCATTTCGCATGGGCGGGAAGTGCCGGCCCGGCTCGGGCGGATACCAAGCTCCAGCTTCAGAATGCACAGTGGACGGTGGAGGCATTGCGCATGGCAAAGGCCTTGGGCTGCCAGCGCTTTGTCTGTGCCGGAAGCATCATGGAGCATGAGACCATAGCGGCCGCTTATACGCAAGGAAATCGCCCTGGCCTTGGTTATATTTATGGAAGCGGTAAGTTGGTGGCCCATACTATGTGCATGTCTGTAGCGGCGGATATAGGGATCGACCTAATCTGGCCGGAGATTACCAATGCCTATGGAGTGGGGGAGCGGAGCCCCCGTATGGTAAACACTACGATTCAAAAATGTATACGGGGAGAATCGCCCCAGTTTACCGCCGGGACCCAGAATTATGACTTTATCTATATTGACGATGTGGCGCGGGCTTTCCGGCTGATCGGGGAGAAGGGAAAACCTTTCCACGAGTATTTGATCGGCAGCTCGACCGCTCGACCGCTAAAAGAATTCTTGCTGGAGATGAAACACTCCATTGCACCTGTCTTAGATTTCGTTTTTGGCGACATTCCCTTTACTGGGGTCGACATGTCTTTGGAGAAATTCGACTGCTCGCAGACGGAAAAGGACACAGGCTTCCGGGCTGAGATCAGTTTTGCGGAAGGCTGCCGCCGAACCAGAGATTGGTGGCAGGAGATTCTGAAGGAGGAGCAGAAATGAATCAAAAATGGAATTTTAAGGAAACAGAGATCAGTGGATTGATCGAAGTAACACCCTTCAACGCTGAGGACGTAAGAGGCTGTTTTACCAAAGATTATTCAAAAGAGGTCTTTGAGGCCAATGGCATCCATCACGACCTGGCGGAGGTCTTCTATACCACCAGCCATAAAGGCGTTGTCCGCGCGCTCCATTTCCAGAGAGTCAAGCAACAACCCAAGTTGGTACGGTGTATTTGGGGCCATGTATGGGATGTGGTAGTGGATCTGCGAAAGGATAGTCCTACGTTTAAAAAATGGCTGGCTTTCGATTTGGTGGGGGAAAAGCACAACGAAATCCTGGCCCCGGCTGGTTGTGGGCACGGTTATCTGGTGCTTGAGGACTCCATTGTCTCTTATAAATGCGGAGAAAAGTTCTACGGCGAGTACGATGATGGGATCCTTTGGGATGACCCAGACATAGGGGTGAGTTGGCCTTTGGAGCTGATAGGTGGCCAAGGGAATGTGATTTTGGCAGAAAAAGACAAGAAGCTTCAGAGCTTTTTGGAGTTCGTGAATACATATGGCGGACTTTAAAATGGATGTCCTGATAGTTGGCTGTGGCTTATCCGGAGCTGTGATTGCCCAGAAGATGGCCGAGCGCGGGAAGAAAGTGGTCATCTGGGAGCGCCGAAATCACATTGGTGGGAATATGTATGACTATGTGGATGACCACGACTTTCTAGTGCAGAAGTATGGCCCTCACACGTTTCACACCAAGCATAAAGAGCTCTATGACTATATGTGCCGCTATGAATCCTGGCAGGATTATAAACTGACCTGCGGCGCTGCCTGGAGCGGTAAATATACCCCAACACCATTCAACTTTACCACGATAGATACATTTTACCCTAAAGAGAAGGCGGACGAGCTCAAGCATAAGCTCCGGAGAGCTTATGCCGGACGCTCGACCGCCACGGTGGTGGAGGTGCTGCAGTCACTCGACCCGGATATACGAAGCTATGCGGAGTTCTTGTTTGAAAACGATTATGCCCCCTACACCGCGAAACAATGGGGCGTCGCTCCGGAGACTATCGATCCCAGTGTACTCAAACGAGTCCCGTTGCGTTTTTCCTATGATGAGGGATATTTTGACGATCCTTACCAAGTCATGCCGGAACATTCTTTTACCCGCTTTTTTGAAAACCTTTTAAGCCACCCAAATATTGAAGTGGAGTTAGGGGTAGAGGCCCTTGAACGCCTAAAGGTTCAAGGGGACAAACTGATACTTGACGGGGAAGAGATTACCTTCCCGGTGATCTATACCGGCGCATTGGATGAGCTCTTTGACTGCGTGTACGGCCGCCTGCCGTACCGTTCCCTACGCTTTGAGTGGAAGTATACGGAGAAAGACAGCCTCCAACCTGCTCCTGTGGTTGCTTATCCCCAGGAGACGGGCTATACGCGCATTACCGAGTATAAGAAGATTCCAGTTCAGAACGGACAGGGCAGCAGCTACGCGGTGGAATACCCCTTGCCGTGTAGGGAGGGTGAGAAACTGGAGCCCTATTACCCGGTATTGACTGCGGAGAGCCAGGAACAGTACATCAAGTACAAGACCTTGGCTGACCAGATTCCTAACCTGACTCTCTGCGGCCGACTGGCGGATTTTAAGTATTACAATATGGATCAAGCGCTGGAACAGGCACTAAAATCTGCAAATGCTATATAAGGCAGAAA
It includes:
- the rfbG gene encoding CDP-glucose 4,6-dehydratase — translated: MKNDLNFYKGKRVFVTGHTGFKGTWLCRILVGAGAIVTGYSLPAPTNPNLFALAGLEGHMTSVIGDIRDADTLNAAFMAVQPEIVLHLAAQPIVRDSYKDPAYTYATNVMGTVNILECVRKSACVRSFLNVTTDKVYENKEWCWGYRENEPLDGFDPYSNSKSCSELVTHSYLCSFFSHTETAVSTARAGNVIGGGDFANDRIIPDCVRAVQCGKPLGIRNPNSTRPYQHVLEPLFAYLTIAQRQYEDKSCAGWYNVGPDDCDCVTTGQLVELFAQAWGDGFSWINQAEENAPHEANFLKLDCSKLQSAFGWHPRWHIGDAVEKTAEWTKVWLAGGDIPSEMDREIKAYLEGD
- a CDS encoding UDP-galactopyranose mutase, whose product is MDVLIVGCGLSGAVIAQKMAERGKKVVIWERRNHIGGNMYDYVDDHDFLVQKYGPHTFHTKHKELYDYMCRYESWQDYKLTCGAAWSGKYTPTPFNFTTIDTFYPKEKADELKHKLRRAYAGRSTATVVEVLQSLDPDIRSYAEFLFENDYAPYTAKQWGVAPETIDPSVLKRVPLRFSYDEGYFDDPYQVMPEHSFTRFFENLLSHPNIEVELGVEALERLKVQGDKLILDGEEITFPVIYTGALDELFDCVYGRLPYRSLRFEWKYTEKDSLQPAPVVAYPQETGYTRITEYKKIPVQNGQGSSYAVEYPLPCREGEKLEPYYPVLTAESQEQYIKYKTLADQIPNLTLCGRLADFKYYNMDQALEQALKSANAI
- a CDS encoding glucose-1-phosphate cytidylyltransferase, producing the protein MKVIILAGGFGTRISEESQFKPKPMVDLGGMPILWHIMKLYSHYGYNEFIICAGYKQHVIKEYFADYFLHTSDITYDFTNGTSEMTVHHNTSEPWKVTVVDTGLNTMTGGRVRRVKEYIGDEPFMLTYGDGVSDLNIGDLMEYHKSHGKLVTMSSYNAGQRFGVLDIGPDGKVREFREKTQGDGNQINIGFMVCQPEFIDYIEGDSTVLEKSPLESVARDSQLMAYKHTGFWQCMDTVREKEQLEKLWATGQAPWKVWAD
- a CDS encoding dTDP-4-dehydrorhamnose 3,5-epimerase, with translation MNQKWNFKETEISGLIEVTPFNAEDVRGCFTKDYSKEVFEANGIHHDLAEVFYTTSHKGVVRALHFQRVKQQPKLVRCIWGHVWDVVVDLRKDSPTFKKWLAFDLVGEKHNEILAPAGCGHGYLVLEDSIVSYKCGEKFYGEYDDGILWDDPDIGVSWPLELIGGQGNVILAEKDKKLQSFLEFVNTYGGL